The sequence CATCATCGCCGTACATTCTTCCCACTCAGCCAGCGGAGTATGCTGCGACCCTGACGCCGTCTCTGAAGGAGTTTGAAGCGCTTTGGAAGCTATGGGATACAGTCACTACTGGCATGCTTCCTCGAAATGAATTGCTATCTAAGCCGATAAACCTGCGGAATGCATTGGTATTTTATCTAGGGCATATTCCGACGTTTTTAGGTACGTTATATCAACTGCCAAATGGCTGCATGCTGACATATCTCAGATATGCACATTACTAGAGCCATTGATGGCCAGCCCACAGAACCCAAATCGTACTGGTCTATCTTTGAGCGTGGCATCGATCCAGATGTGGATGATCCGCGGAAGTGCCATGATCATAGTGAAATTCCCGATGCATGGCCTCCTGTTGAAGAGATTCTCCAATTCCAGACAACCGTCAGAAATAGAGCCCGTTCATTACTGCAAAAATCTCAACATACGACCAACAGACGGATCCACGAAGCTTTATGGATTGGATTTGAGCACGAAGCAATGCACCTGGAAACATTCTTGTATATGTTGCTACAAAGCGACAAGGTTTGCCCTCCTCCAGAGATTTCTACGCCAGATTTTGAATACCTAGCAATGAGATCCGCCCAGGAAAGCGTCCCTAATGAATGGTTCATTGTGCCCGAACAAACGATATGGATCGGGTTGGATGACCCGGATCCGACGCGGATTCCGTTTGGGTCCTTTGGCTGGGATAATGAGAAGCCGCAGCGTACCGCCAAGGTGTCCTCATTTGAAGCCAAAGGTAGGCCGATTACCAATGGCGAGTATTGCAGATATCTGGAAGCGAATAAACTAGCTACCGTTCCCGCTTCCTGGACAAAGTCGTCCAGTGGATTCTCCGAACCTAACGGCCATGCTGCATCCCATACCAATGGAACCAATGGTCGCGAGACAAGTGAGGCCAGTGCCTTCTCACAGCTCCTCAGCAAGTATCATGTGCGGACAGTTTTTGGGCCTGTGCCACTGCGCTTTGCACTCGACTGGCCTGTTATTGCGTCGTATAACGAACTTGAACGCTATGCAAATTGGGTGAACTGCAGAATCCCTACTTTTGAGGAAGCTAGAAGTATTTATCAGTACTCGGTGTTCCTGAAAGATCAGGAGATTGGAGTGCAATCTTCTCTCATAGACGCGTCCAGGTACGTAGCTTAAGACATGTTTACGAGAAAATCAATTTTTGCTAATACTGCGCAGCAATGATATGGAAGGGCCGCCCAGAGACCTCAATGGCTTTGTGGAGCATCGAAATGGCAGACCTCGAGCACCGGATCACCAGCCGGTTTCACAACCTCCCTCAACCCAGATGCCAGTGAACGTTGATCTCGACGGTTATAACGTCGGGTTCAAACACTGGCATCCCACCCCAGTCACACAGAACGGAAACAAGCTTTCCGGACAAGGTGGCATGGGTGGCGCTTGGGAATGGACAAGCTCAACATTAGAGGCCCATGAGGGCTTCAAAGCCATGGATTTATATCCTGCATACACGGGTATGAACTCTCAGTATTTGTTTCCACCAACTCATGGGCTACCGCTAAATTTGAGAACTAACCGATGATGTAGCTGATTTTTTCGACGGGAAACATAACATTGTCCTTGGAGGTTCATGGGCTACCCATCCTCGTATTGCTGGACGCACTACATTGTACGTATCAATCCCCGTCATCCATCAAAGTGCAGGGCTTCTTTGATGTCTGGATCGCCCCAGAATTGAGCTTGCTGActtgtttgttttatttaGTGTCAATTGGTATCAACGAAACTATCCCTACGTATGGGCGGGCGCTCGTCTCGTGCGCGATATCTAAGCATTCAAAAATTGTTACCATTTTTCCAGCTTTTTG is a genomic window of Coccidioides posadasii str. Silveira chromosome 3, complete sequence containing:
- a CDS encoding uncharacterized protein (EggNog:ENOG410PGJ9~COG:S~BUSCO:1363at33183), with the translated sequence MGLAMGGVNIIDIRRNNLNNSLAKDVTRGLDPKNGTQRSLPTLLLYNTEGLRLFEEITYLDEYYLTNAEIEVLTTHAVSIVERVPENSQLVELGSGNLRKVEILLNEFERTKKPVEYLALDVSLEELNRTFAELPSKSYQYVKCSGLLGTYDDALSWLKRSENRRKPTWVMSMGSSIGNFTRSEAAQFLGGFARTLGADDALLVGLDSCKDPQKVFRAYNDSKNVTREFYLNGLANANSILGFEAFKREDWDVAGIYDEVDGCHKAYYTPTRDVTIEAWSFTKGERIFFEQAFKYAEKEYQALWQQAGLTSTARFTSSTGDHNIHLLSSSPYILPTQPAEYAATLTPSLKEFEALWKLWDTVTTGMLPRNELLSKPINLRNALVFYLGHIPTFLDMHITRAIDGQPTEPKSYWSIFERGIDPDVDDPRKCHDHSEIPDAWPPVEEILQFQTTVRNRARSLLQKSQHTTNRRIHEALWIGFEHEAMHLETFLYMLLQSDKVCPPPEISTPDFEYLAMRSAQESVPNEWFIVPEQTIWIGLDDPDPTRIPFGSFGWDNEKPQRTAKVSSFEAKGRPITNGEYCRYLEANKLATVPASWTKSSSGFSEPNGHAASHTNGTNGRETSEASAFSQLLSKYHVRTVFGPVPLRFALDWPVIASYNELERYANWVNCRIPTFEEARSIYQYSVFLKDQEIGVQSSLIDASSNDMEGPPRDLNGFVEHRNGRPRAPDHQPVSQPPSTQMPVNVDLDGYNVGFKHWHPTPVTQNGNKLSGQGGMGGAWEWTSSTLEAHEGFKAMDLYPAYTADFFDGKHNIVLGGSWATHPRIAGRTTFVNWYQRNYPYVWAGARLVRDI
- a CDS encoding uncharacterized protein (EggNog:ENOG410PGJ9~COG:S), encoding MSMGSSIGNFTRSEAAQFLGGFARTLGADDALLVGLDSCKDPQKVFRAYNDSKNVTREFYLNGLANANSILGFEAFKREDWDVAGIYDEVDGCHKAYYTPTRDVTIEAWSFTKGERIFFEQAFKYAEKEYQALWQQAGLTSTARFTSSTGDHNIHLLSSSPYILPTQPAEYAATLTPSLKEFEALWKLWDTVTTGMLPRNELLSKPINLRNALVFYLGHIPTFLDMHITRAIDGQPTEPKSYWSIFERGIDPDVDDPRKCHDHSEIPDAWPPVEEILQFQTTVRNRARSLLQKSQHTTNRRIHEALWIGFEHEAMHLETFLYMLLQSDKVCPPPEISTPDFEYLAMRSAQESVPNEWFIVPEQTIWIGLDDPDPTRIPFGSFGWDNEKPQRTAKVSSFEAKGRPITNGEYCRYLEANKLATVPASWTKSSSGFSEPNGHAASHTNGTNGRETSEASAFSQLLSKYHVRTVFGPVPLRFALDWPVIASYNELERYANWVNCRIPTFEEARSIYQYSVFLKDQEIGVQSSLIDASSNDMEGPPRDLNGFVEHRNGRPRAPDHQPVSQPPSTQMPVNVDLDGYNVGFKHWHPTPVTQNGNKLSGQGGMGGAWEWTSSTLEAHEGFKAMDLYPAYTADFFDGKHNIVLGGSWATHPRIAGRTTFVNWYQRNYPYVWAGARLVRDI